One part of the Arabidopsis thaliana chromosome 1 sequence genome encodes these proteins:
- a CDS encoding ATP binding protein: MVPWSATVSGAVNISNTSNYTLSDYILTRRMYKLIFFFVRVDETDMIENIAAYISSRFQNSAVIEDIKGSYPKPRFDEDLQIFCKYAFNQKTPEDGFDELAREITYHVGELPLGLKVIGSHFRGLSKEQWPMEVSRLRTYRNGDIERILKFSYDALCDEDKDLFLHIACFFNMEKITKVKELFGHRFKDLRQSLHILEMKSLISIEHTDLEDSEYYESINMRNLLVQLGQEIVRKESVLEPGQRRFLIDYKDICAVVSGHTTITGSVVGIDSKNWLSITEKSFKGMSNLQFLRVKNDLYHPNIISSPGPLTFISPKLRLLDWSCFPMTSLRFINNLEFLVELRMCYSKLEKLWDGIQLVRNLKHMDLTDSRNLKELPNLSMATNLKNLNLERCSSLVELPSSIGNATSLHDLRLFKCSSLVELPFSIGNLTNLWKLDLRECSSLVSLPQLPDSIMVLNARNCESLEKLDCSFYNPEVPACFTYRSHGSSVSVKVNQKLLHTSTKFKACILFENEVDNETYYFDLDTLCVYTKTNKDCILLDNKGEDDEVGIQKRGLVSCRIGSEWRFSEWYPFITDHLYIFEVEAKEVTSTELIFYFEIFDEYSKAREIKECGIIHLLEHHVDDEEKMDTIEKEPKVHI; this comes from the exons ATGGTCCCGTGGTCCGCGACGGTTAGTGGTGCTGTTAATATTTCTAACACATCAAACTATACTCTTAGTGATTATATATTAACAAGACGTATGTATaaattgatcttcttctttgttagGGTTGATGAAACAGACATGATTGAAAACATCGCCGCTTATATTTCCAGCCGTTTCCAGAATAGCGCAGTCATCGAGGATATCAAAGGAAGCTATCCAAAACCTCGTTTTGATGAGGATCTTCAAATCTTCTGCAAGTATGCTTTTAACCAAAAGACCCCTGAAGATGGTTTCGATGAACTAGCTCGTGAAATTACATACCATGTCGGTGAACTTCCGTTAGGACTAAAGGTTATTGGATCCCACTTTCGTGGATTGTCCAAGGAGCAGTGGCCAATGGAAGTATCAAGGTTAAGGACGTACCGTAATGGAGATATTGAGCGCATTTTGAAGTTCAGTTATGATGCTTTATGTGATGAAGATAAAGATTTATTCCTTCATATAGCTTGCTTTTTCAACATGGAAAAAATAACGAAAGTGAAAGAACTTTTTGGCCACAGATTCAAGGATTTGAGACAAAGCCTTCACATTTTAGAGATGAAATCTCTTATATCTATTGAACATACTGATCTTGAAGATTCCGAGTATTATGAGTCCATAAACATGCGTAACTTGCTGGTCCAACTAGGTCAAGAAATCGTCCGTAAAGAATCCGTTCTTGAGCCTGGTCAACGCCgatttttgattgattataaAGATATTTGTGCAGTAGTCTCTGGTCATACAACA ATTACTGGAAGTGTTGTAGGCATAGACTCCAAGAATTGGTTAAGTATAACTGAGAAATCCTTTAAAGGAATGTCTAATCTCCAGTTCTTAAGAGTCAAAAACGATTTATATCATCCAAACATTATATCTTCTCCGGGACCTCTGACTTTTATATCCCCGAAGCTACGATTACTAGATTGGTCGTGTTTCCCGATGACATCTTTGCGTTTTATTAATAATCTGGAATTCCTTGTCGAATTAAGGATGTGTTACAGCAAACTTGAGAAGCTGTGGGACGGAATTCAA CTGGTTAGAAATCTCAAGCATATGGATTTGACAGATTCTAGAAACCTGAAGGAGCTTCCTAATCTCTCAATGGCTACTAATCTTAAGAATTTAAACCTTGAAAGATGTTCAAGTCTGGTGGAGCTTCCTTCCTCTATTGGAAATGCAACTAGTCTCCATGACTTAAGACTTTTTAAATGTTCTAGTCTGGTGGAGCTCCCTTTTTCAATTGGGAATTTAACTAATCTTTGGAAATTAGATCTTCGTGAATGTTCAAGTCTTGTATCACTCCCGCAGCTTCCAGATTCCATAATGGTCCTAAATGCACGAAATTGCGAGTCCCTAGAGAAACTAGATTGCTCCTTTTACAATCCAG AAGTGCCTGCGTGCTTCACTTACAGAAGTCATGGGAGTTCCGTATCAGTGAAGGTTAATCAAAAGCTTCTTCATACGTCAACCAAATTTAAGGCTTGCATCTTGTTTGAGAACGAGGTCGATAATGAaacttattattttgatttggacACACTTTGTGTGTATACGAAGACGAATAAGGATTGCATCTTGTTGGATAATAaaggtgaagatgatgaggttGGTATTCAGAAACGAGGGTTGGTGTCTTGTCGCATCGGTTCCGAATGGCGTTTCTCTGAATGGTATCCATTTATAACGGATCATCTATACATTTTCGAAGTTGAAGCAAAGGAGGTGACTTCCACAGagcttattttttatttcgaGATATTCGATGAGTATTCCAAGGCTAGGGAGATAAAAGAATGCGGGATAATCCACCTCTTGGAACATCATGTTGACGACGAAGAAAAGATGGATACAATTGAGAAGGAACCCAAGGTTCACATATAG
- a CDS encoding Translation protein SH3-like family protein (Translation protein SH3-like family protein; FUNCTIONS IN: structural constituent of ribosome; INVOLVED IN: translation; LOCATED IN: ribosome, intracellular; EXPRESSED IN: guard cell, juvenile leaf; CONTAINS InterPro DOMAIN/s: Translation protein SH3-like (InterPro:IPR008991), Ribosomal protein L21e (InterPro:IPR001147), Ribosomal protein L21e, conserved site (InterPro:IPR018259); BEST Arabidopsis thaliana protein match is: Translation protein SH3-like family protein (TAIR:AT1G57860.1); Has 1438 Blast hits to 1438 proteins in 382 species: Archae - 215; Bacteria - 0; Metazoa - 706; Fungi - 180; Plants - 136; Viruses - 0; Other Eukaryotes - 201 (source: NCBI BLink).) produces the protein MPAGHGVRARTRDLFARPFRKKGYIPLSTYLRTFKVGDYVDVKVNGAIHKGMPHKFYHGRTGRIWNVTKRAVGVEVNKQIGNRIIRKRIHVRVEHVQQSRCAEEFKLRKKQNDVLKADAKARGETISTKRQPKGPKPGFMVEGMTLETVTPIPYDVVNDLKGGY, from the exons ATGCCGGCGGGACACGGAGTGAGGGCGAGAACAAGAGATCTGTTCGCGAGACCATTCAGGAAGAAGGGTTATATTCCACTCTCCACTTACCTCAGAACCTTCAAGGTCGGCGATTACGTCGATGTCAAGGTTAATGGAGCTATCCACAAGGGTATGCCTCATAAGTTCTACCATGGTCGTACTGGTCGCATCTGGAATGTCACTAAGCGTGCCGTTGGTGTTGAAGTCAACAAACAG aTTGGGAACAGAATCATAAGGAAGAGGATACATGTGCGTGTGGAGCATGTGCAACAGTCAAGGTGTGCTGAGGAGTTTAAACTCAGAAAGAAGCAGAACGATGTGCTTAAGGCTGATGCTAAAGCCAGAGGAGAGACTATCAGCACCAAGAGACAGCCTAAAGGTCCTAAACCGGGTTTCATGGTCGAAGGTATGACATTGGAGACTGTCACTCCCATTCCTTACGATGTTGTCAACGATCTCAAGGGTGGTTATTGa
- a CDS encoding ATP binding protein: protein MVPWSATVSGAVNISNTSNYTLSDYILTRRMYKLIFFFVRVDETDMIENIAAYISSRFQNSAVIEDIKGSYPKPRFDEDLQIFCKYAFNQKTPEDGFDELAREITYHVGELPLGLKVIGSHFRGLSKEQWPMEVSRLRTYRNGDIERILKFSYDALCDEDKDLFLHIACFFNMEKITKVKELFGHRFKDLRQSLHILEMKSLISIEHTDLEDSEYYESINMRNLLVQLGQEIVRKESVLEPGQRRFLIDYKDICAVVSGHTTITGSVVGIDSKNWLSITEKSFKGMSNLQFLRVKNDLYHPNIISSPGPLTFISPKLRLLDWSCFPMTSLRFINNLEFLVELRMCYSKLEKLWDGIQLVRNLKHMDLTDSRNLKELPNLSMATNLKNLNLERCSSLVELPSSIGNATSLHDLRLFKCSSLVELPFSIGNLTNLWKLDLRECSSLVSLPQLPDSIMVLNARNCESLEKLDCSFYNPGILLNFVNCFNLNQEARDLLIETSTVNFVVLPGKEVPACFTYRSHGSSVSVKVNQKLLHTSTKFKACILFENEVDNETYYFDLDTLCVYTKTNKDCILLDNKGEDDEVGIQKRGLVSCRIGSEWRFSEWYPFITDHLYIFEVEAKEVTSTELIFYFEIFDEYSKAREIKECGIIHLLEHHVDDEEKMDTIEKEPKVHI from the exons ATGGTCCCGTGGTCCGCGACGGTTAGTGGTGCTGTTAATATTTCTAACACATCAAACTATACTCTTAGTGATTATATATTAACAAGACGTATGTATaaattgatcttcttctttgttagGGTTGATGAAACAGACATGATTGAAAACATCGCCGCTTATATTTCCAGCCGTTTCCAGAATAGCGCAGTCATCGAGGATATCAAAGGAAGCTATCCAAAACCTCGTTTTGATGAGGATCTTCAAATCTTCTGCAAGTATGCTTTTAACCAAAAGACCCCTGAAGATGGTTTCGATGAACTAGCTCGTGAAATTACATACCATGTCGGTGAACTTCCGTTAGGACTAAAGGTTATTGGATCCCACTTTCGTGGATTGTCCAAGGAGCAGTGGCCAATGGAAGTATCAAGGTTAAGGACGTACCGTAATGGAGATATTGAGCGCATTTTGAAGTTCAGTTATGATGCTTTATGTGATGAAGATAAAGATTTATTCCTTCATATAGCTTGCTTTTTCAACATGGAAAAAATAACGAAAGTGAAAGAACTTTTTGGCCACAGATTCAAGGATTTGAGACAAAGCCTTCACATTTTAGAGATGAAATCTCTTATATCTATTGAACATACTGATCTTGAAGATTCCGAGTATTATGAGTCCATAAACATGCGTAACTTGCTGGTCCAACTAGGTCAAGAAATCGTCCGTAAAGAATCCGTTCTTGAGCCTGGTCAACGCCgatttttgattgattataaAGATATTTGTGCAGTAGTCTCTGGTCATACAACA ATTACTGGAAGTGTTGTAGGCATAGACTCCAAGAATTGGTTAAGTATAACTGAGAAATCCTTTAAAGGAATGTCTAATCTCCAGTTCTTAAGAGTCAAAAACGATTTATATCATCCAAACATTATATCTTCTCCGGGACCTCTGACTTTTATATCCCCGAAGCTACGATTACTAGATTGGTCGTGTTTCCCGATGACATCTTTGCGTTTTATTAATAATCTGGAATTCCTTGTCGAATTAAGGATGTGTTACAGCAAACTTGAGAAGCTGTGGGACGGAATTCAA CTGGTTAGAAATCTCAAGCATATGGATTTGACAGATTCTAGAAACCTGAAGGAGCTTCCTAATCTCTCAATGGCTACTAATCTTAAGAATTTAAACCTTGAAAGATGTTCAAGTCTGGTGGAGCTTCCTTCCTCTATTGGAAATGCAACTAGTCTCCATGACTTAAGACTTTTTAAATGTTCTAGTCTGGTGGAGCTCCCTTTTTCAATTGGGAATTTAACTAATCTTTGGAAATTAGATCTTCGTGAATGTTCAAGTCTTGTATCACTCCCGCAGCTTCCAGATTCCATAATGGTCCTAAATGCACGAAATTGCGAGTCCCTAGAGAAACTAGATTGCTCCTTTTACAATCCAGGTATTCTTCTCAACTTCGTTAACTGCTTCAACCTAAATCAAGAAGCAAGAGATCTCCTCATCGAGACATCAACTGTTAATTTTGTGGTCTTACCTGGTAAAGAAGTGCCTGCGTGCTTCACTTACAGAAGTCATGGGAGTTCCGTATCAGTGAAGGTTAATCAAAAGCTTCTTCATACGTCAACCAAATTTAAGGCTTGCATCTTGTTTGAGAACGAGGTCGATAATGAaacttattattttgatttggacACACTTTGTGTGTATACGAAGACGAATAAGGATTGCATCTTGTTGGATAATAaaggtgaagatgatgaggttGGTATTCAGAAACGAGGGTTGGTGTCTTGTCGCATCGGTTCCGAATGGCGTTTCTCTGAATGGTATCCATTTATAACGGATCATCTATACATTTTCGAAGTTGAAGCAAAGGAGGTGACTTCCACAGagcttattttttatttcgaGATATTCGATGAGTATTCCAAGGCTAGGGAGATAAAAGAATGCGGGATAATCCACCTCTTGGAACATCATGTTGACGACGAAGAAAAGATGGATACAATTGAGAAGGAACCCAAGGTTCACATATAG
- a CDS encoding ATP binding protein (ATP binding; FUNCTIONS IN: ATP binding; INVOLVED IN: apoptosis, defense response; LOCATED IN: cellular_component unknown; EXPRESSED IN: stamen; EXPRESSED DURING: 4 anthesis; CONTAINS InterPro DOMAIN/s: NB-ARC (InterPro:IPR002182), Disease resistance protein (InterPro:IPR000767); BEST Arabidopsis thaliana protein match is: Disease resistance protein (TIR-NBS-LRR class) family (TAIR:AT2G14080.1); Has 13458 Blast hits to 7685 proteins in 338 species: Archae - 14; Bacteria - 666; Metazoa - 852; Fungi - 31; Plants - 11387; Viruses - 8; Other Eukaryotes - 500 (source: NCBI BLink).), translated as MVPWSATVSGAVNISNTSNYTLSDYILTRRMYKLIFFFVRVDETDMIENIAAYISSRFQNSAVIEDIKGSYPKPRFDEDLQIFCKYAFNQKTPEDGFDELAREITYHVGELPLGLKVIGSHFRGLSKEQWPMEVSRLRTYRNGDIERILKFSYDALCDEDKDLFLHIACFFNMEKITKVKELFGHRFKDLRQSLHILEMKSLISIEHTDLEDSEYYESINMRNLLVQLGQEIVRKESVLEPGQRRFLIDYKDICAVVSGHTTITGSVVGIDSKNWLSITEKSFKGMSNLQFLRVKNDLYHPNIISSPGPLTFISPKLRLLDWSCFPMTSLRFINNLEFLVELRMCYSKLEKLWDGIQLVRNLKHMDLTDSRNLKELPNLSMATNLKNLNLERCSSLVELPSSIGNATSLHDLRLFKCSSLVELPFSIGNLTNLWKLDLRECSSLVSLPQLPDSIMVLNARNCESLEKLDCSFYNPGILLNFVNCFNLNQEARDLLIETSTVNFVVLPGKEVPACFTYRSHGSSVSVKVNQKLLHTSTKFKACILFENEVDNETYYFDLDTLCVYTKTNKDCILLDNKGEDDEVGIQKRGLVSCRIGSEWRFSEWYPFITDHLYIFEVEAKEVTSTELIFYFEIFDEYSKAREIKECGIIHLLEHHVDDEEKMDTIEKEPKILIAPKMDCHSEPMPLGKCIVVYGLQIVYLKQYILYRSE; from the exons ATGGTCCCGTGGTCCGCGACGGTTAGTGGTGCTGTTAATATTTCTAACACATCAAACTATACTCTTAGTGATTATATATTAACAAGACGTATGTATaaattgatcttcttctttgttagGGTTGATGAAACAGACATGATTGAAAACATCGCCGCTTATATTTCCAGCCGTTTCCAGAATAGCGCAGTCATCGAGGATATCAAAGGAAGCTATCCAAAACCTCGTTTTGATGAGGATCTTCAAATCTTCTGCAAGTATGCTTTTAACCAAAAGACCCCTGAAGATGGTTTCGATGAACTAGCTCGTGAAATTACATACCATGTCGGTGAACTTCCGTTAGGACTAAAGGTTATTGGATCCCACTTTCGTGGATTGTCCAAGGAGCAGTGGCCAATGGAAGTATCAAGGTTAAGGACGTACCGTAATGGAGATATTGAGCGCATTTTGAAGTTCAGTTATGATGCTTTATGTGATGAAGATAAAGATTTATTCCTTCATATAGCTTGCTTTTTCAACATGGAAAAAATAACGAAAGTGAAAGAACTTTTTGGCCACAGATTCAAGGATTTGAGACAAAGCCTTCACATTTTAGAGATGAAATCTCTTATATCTATTGAACATACTGATCTTGAAGATTCCGAGTATTATGAGTCCATAAACATGCGTAACTTGCTGGTCCAACTAGGTCAAGAAATCGTCCGTAAAGAATCCGTTCTTGAGCCTGGTCAACGCCgatttttgattgattataaAGATATTTGTGCAGTAGTCTCTGGTCATACAACA ATTACTGGAAGTGTTGTAGGCATAGACTCCAAGAATTGGTTAAGTATAACTGAGAAATCCTTTAAAGGAATGTCTAATCTCCAGTTCTTAAGAGTCAAAAACGATTTATATCATCCAAACATTATATCTTCTCCGGGACCTCTGACTTTTATATCCCCGAAGCTACGATTACTAGATTGGTCGTGTTTCCCGATGACATCTTTGCGTTTTATTAATAATCTGGAATTCCTTGTCGAATTAAGGATGTGTTACAGCAAACTTGAGAAGCTGTGGGACGGAATTCAA CTGGTTAGAAATCTCAAGCATATGGATTTGACAGATTCTAGAAACCTGAAGGAGCTTCCTAATCTCTCAATGGCTACTAATCTTAAGAATTTAAACCTTGAAAGATGTTCAAGTCTGGTGGAGCTTCCTTCCTCTATTGGAAATGCAACTAGTCTCCATGACTTAAGACTTTTTAAATGTTCTAGTCTGGTGGAGCTCCCTTTTTCAATTGGGAATTTAACTAATCTTTGGAAATTAGATCTTCGTGAATGTTCAAGTCTTGTATCACTCCCGCAGCTTCCAGATTCCATAATGGTCCTAAATGCACGAAATTGCGAGTCCCTAGAGAAACTAGATTGCTCCTTTTACAATCCAGGTATTCTTCTCAACTTCGTTAACTGCTTCAACCTAAATCAAGAAGCAAGAGATCTCCTCATCGAGACATCAACTGTTAATTTTGTGGTCTTACCTGGTAAAGAAGTGCCTGCGTGCTTCACTTACAGAAGTCATGGGAGTTCCGTATCAGTGAAGGTTAATCAAAAGCTTCTTCATACGTCAACCAAATTTAAGGCTTGCATCTTGTTTGAGAACGAGGTCGATAATGAaacttattattttgatttggacACACTTTGTGTGTATACGAAGACGAATAAGGATTGCATCTTGTTGGATAATAaaggtgaagatgatgaggttGGTATTCAGAAACGAGGGTTGGTGTCTTGTCGCATCGGTTCCGAATGGCGTTTCTCTGAATGGTATCCATTTATAACGGATCATCTATACATTTTCGAAGTTGAAGCAAAGGAGGTGACTTCCACAGagcttattttttatttcgaGATATTCGATGAGTATTCCAAGGCTAGGGAGATAAAAGAATGCGGGATAATCCACCTCTTGGAACATCATGTTGACGACGAAGAAAAGATGGATACAATTGAGAAGGAACCCAAG ATCTTAATCGCACCTAAAATGGATTGCCATTCGGAGCCAATGCCACTGGGAAAATGCATTGTGGTCTATGGTCTACAGATTGTTTACTTGAAACAATACATCTTATATAGGTCAGAGTGA
- a CDS encoding ATP binding protein (ATP binding; FUNCTIONS IN: ATP binding; INVOLVED IN: apoptosis, defense response; LOCATED IN: cellular_component unknown; EXPRESSED IN: stamen; EXPRESSED DURING: 4 anthesis; CONTAINS InterPro DOMAIN/s: NB-ARC (InterPro:IPR002182), Disease resistance protein (InterPro:IPR000767); BEST Arabidopsis thaliana protein match is: Disease resistance protein (TIR-NBS-LRR class) family (TAIR:AT2G14080.1).) — MVPWSATVSGAVNISNTSNYTLSDYILTRRMYKLIFFFVRVDETDMIENIAAYISSRFQNSAVIEDIKGSYPKPRFDEDLQIFCKYAFNQKTPEDGFDELAREITYHVGELPLGLKVIGSHFRGLSKEQWPMEVSRLRTYRNGDIERILKFSYDALCDEDKDLFLHIACFFNMEKITKVKELFGHRFKDLRQSLHILEMKSLISIEHTDLEDSEYYESINMRNLLVQLGQEIVRKESVLEPGQRRFLIDYKDICAVVSGHTTITGSVVGIDSKNWLSITEKSFKGMSNLQFLRVKNDLYHPNIISSPGPLTFISPKLRLLDWSCFPMTSLRFINNLEFLVELRMCYSKLEKLWDGIQLVRNLKHMDLTDSRNLKELPNLSMATNLKNLNLERCSSLVELPSSIGNATSLHDLRLFKCSSLVELPFSIGNLTNLWKLDLRECSSLVSLPQLPDSIMVLNARNCESLEKLDCSFYNPGILLNFVNCFNLNQEARDLLIETSTVNFVVLPGKEVPACFTYRSHGSSVSVKVNQKLLHTSTKFKACILFENEVDNETYYFDLDTLCVYTKTNKDCILLDNKGEDDEVVEAKEVTSTELIFYFEIFDEYSKAREIKECGIIHLLEHHVDDEEKMDTIEKEPKILIAPKMDCHSEPMPLGKCIVVYGLQIVYLKQYILYRSE, encoded by the exons ATGGTCCCGTGGTCCGCGACGGTTAGTGGTGCTGTTAATATTTCTAACACATCAAACTATACTCTTAGTGATTATATATTAACAAGACGTATGTATaaattgatcttcttctttgttagGGTTGATGAAACAGACATGATTGAAAACATCGCCGCTTATATTTCCAGCCGTTTCCAGAATAGCGCAGTCATCGAGGATATCAAAGGAAGCTATCCAAAACCTCGTTTTGATGAGGATCTTCAAATCTTCTGCAAGTATGCTTTTAACCAAAAGACCCCTGAAGATGGTTTCGATGAACTAGCTCGTGAAATTACATACCATGTCGGTGAACTTCCGTTAGGACTAAAGGTTATTGGATCCCACTTTCGTGGATTGTCCAAGGAGCAGTGGCCAATGGAAGTATCAAGGTTAAGGACGTACCGTAATGGAGATATTGAGCGCATTTTGAAGTTCAGTTATGATGCTTTATGTGATGAAGATAAAGATTTATTCCTTCATATAGCTTGCTTTTTCAACATGGAAAAAATAACGAAAGTGAAAGAACTTTTTGGCCACAGATTCAAGGATTTGAGACAAAGCCTTCACATTTTAGAGATGAAATCTCTTATATCTATTGAACATACTGATCTTGAAGATTCCGAGTATTATGAGTCCATAAACATGCGTAACTTGCTGGTCCAACTAGGTCAAGAAATCGTCCGTAAAGAATCCGTTCTTGAGCCTGGTCAACGCCgatttttgattgattataaAGATATTTGTGCAGTAGTCTCTGGTCATACAACA ATTACTGGAAGTGTTGTAGGCATAGACTCCAAGAATTGGTTAAGTATAACTGAGAAATCCTTTAAAGGAATGTCTAATCTCCAGTTCTTAAGAGTCAAAAACGATTTATATCATCCAAACATTATATCTTCTCCGGGACCTCTGACTTTTATATCCCCGAAGCTACGATTACTAGATTGGTCGTGTTTCCCGATGACATCTTTGCGTTTTATTAATAATCTGGAATTCCTTGTCGAATTAAGGATGTGTTACAGCAAACTTGAGAAGCTGTGGGACGGAATTCAA CTGGTTAGAAATCTCAAGCATATGGATTTGACAGATTCTAGAAACCTGAAGGAGCTTCCTAATCTCTCAATGGCTACTAATCTTAAGAATTTAAACCTTGAAAGATGTTCAAGTCTGGTGGAGCTTCCTTCCTCTATTGGAAATGCAACTAGTCTCCATGACTTAAGACTTTTTAAATGTTCTAGTCTGGTGGAGCTCCCTTTTTCAATTGGGAATTTAACTAATCTTTGGAAATTAGATCTTCGTGAATGTTCAAGTCTTGTATCACTCCCGCAGCTTCCAGATTCCATAATGGTCCTAAATGCACGAAATTGCGAGTCCCTAGAGAAACTAGATTGCTCCTTTTACAATCCAGGTATTCTTCTCAACTTCGTTAACTGCTTCAACCTAAATCAAGAAGCAAGAGATCTCCTCATCGAGACATCAACTGTTAATTTTGTGGTCTTACCTGGTAAAGAAGTGCCTGCGTGCTTCACTTACAGAAGTCATGGGAGTTCCGTATCAGTGAAGGTTAATCAAAAGCTTCTTCATACGTCAACCAAATTTAAGGCTTGCATCTTGTTTGAGAACGAGGTCGATAATGAaacttattattttgatttggacACACTTTGTGTGTATACGAAGACGAATAAGGATTGCATCTTGTTGGATAATAaaggtgaagatgatgaggttG TTGAAGCAAAGGAGGTGACTTCCACAGagcttattttttatttcgaGATATTCGATGAGTATTCCAAGGCTAGGGAGATAAAAGAATGCGGGATAATCCACCTCTTGGAACATCATGTTGACGACGAAGAAAAGATGGATACAATTGAGAAGGAACCCAAG ATCTTAATCGCACCTAAAATGGATTGCCATTCGGAGCCAATGCCACTGGGAAAATGCATTGTGGTCTATGGTCTACAGATTGTTTACTTGAAACAATACATCTTATATAGGTCAGAGTGA